A window of Candidatus Ozemobacteraceae bacterium genomic DNA:
CAGAGACGATGGATCGTTGATTCTACCCTACCCACGCCGAATAGCGAAGAGCCGATTTGTATCTCCAGAATTCATCCACGACCTCCTTCATTGGCGCGTGCGTGTCGGGCCTGAAGAGAGTGACGGCGACCCTGAAGTTTTTTCGTTGAGAGGCTATTCTGCCGGCTTCGACGCACATGTGGTTGATGGACGACCAGCAATGAAACGCCCTTGCACAGTCAATGATGCCGATAAAAATCATAATGAAAAGCGGCAGGACAATGGCTATTTCCACAAGTGCCTGGCCTGAATGACGATGTTTTTTCATAATGAATTGCCTCATTTTGTTGATCCTTTATGGGAGAACACTTCGAGGGACTTGAAAAATAGCGGAAGCACGCAAGGGAATGTCTGCCCAGACCGCTTTCCAGAAGGGAGTGTAAAGGGGTGAATGATACGTCAGCGTGACCCTTCGATAGTATAAAGGCTTTGTTGGGTAAGCATCATCAGTCTTGGTTGTCGTTTGCAGGACAATGTCTGATGTCGGGATTGTCCCCCAGTTGGGAGGTATTTTCGCTTGAGTAAATGTTCTAACTTCATCGTCGGTCCGGCCGGTTGGACTTGGGAGAGTCTGCCCGGGGATATAGGGGTTGCTAGCAAACATGGCGGCGTCATTTGCGATCTGCTGAAGGGTGATAAAGTTGTAGAAGGCAAAACCGAAATCGACGATTCCGCCCAAAAGAATCATCACCAATACGGGAAGGACGAGAGCCAGCTCCACCATCGACTGTCCGTTTTTTCCTCTGCTTCTTTTCATGGCAACACCTCATTCACCCCAGTTTTTGTGGTCGGACAACGGGTTCCGATCGACTCACGAGAAAAATCCATATATATCCTCAGTATGTACAATAATGTATCATAACCTAGAATGCAAATCTTATGCCCAAATATTCATTCCGAGCCCATTTTTCGGGTGGTCTCGATCACTGAACCGCCGGGTTTGATGATATAGCGGAGGAAACGGCCATGGATCTGCCCATGACCTGAATTTCCGGGGTTCGTCAGTTCGAACTCGGCAAAGCCGATGATTCTGATCGCGGCTGTAAAAGAATATTCGGCGGGGCTGTAAGCGCCATCGGGGGAGTCCAGTCCCTTCAAGTCGTAGATCGTCCGGGCGCCGAGGTTGGCAGCCGCGCTGGCCACTTCCGGGGGAATGTCGGTTATCGGGAAAATGGCGCGGGTCGTTCCGCTCGCGATGTGGGCGGCGATCATCGAGGCGGTCGTGTCGGGCGGGATGCCGGGCTGAAGAATGATCCGGTCATGAATCTGGAGGGGCAGCTGGAAGCCGTTCCTGAGCCTGCCGGCGAATTCGGTGTCGCCGCTGCGAGGTTTGTTGTCCGGGTCGATGGCGCCCGTGTTCTGGATCTTGTTGAGCCCGGGGTCCGGGTGGAGGGCGGAGGAGGCGGTATTCACGAAACTGGTTCCCGGATGGAGAAGATACTCCTTTCCGTGAACGAACCCTTCATTCTCTGAAAAAAGGGCACATTGATACAGCCCTGGGTGCGGCTCTTTTACCTCGCCATGGGGAATCGCGATGGGAATGATCCCGGGATCCATCTGGAAGTCAGATTCGCTTGATCGTATCGACTGGACCCGGAAAAAAGAAATGCCGAACATGTTCGCAAAGAACAGGGGGACGTTCCTGGAGCCGAAGACAGTGAGGTCGAGGGCGGGCGTAGGAGTATCAGGATCGGGCTTGCCGAACGTGACGGTCACTTCCGGTGGAGGTGCGTCAGGGTAATTGAGAGCGACGACGGAACGGACGTGGGCAGCGACCCGGTCGAAACGGGCCTGGCCGACCGGTTCCCCGCTGGTGGCGCGAAGGGCGAGCAGTTCGTCGAATCCCGCTTTCCATCCCGCGTTGATCGCCGTCTGAAGCTTGAGTTGATGGTAATACGTCCACCCGATATCGGTGACGAGAGCGAGAAGGCCGAGAAACAGGGCCGCTCCGCAGACAACGACGATGAGAATGGCTCCGGTCCTGGGAAAGCGAACCTTTCGCCGGGCGTTTCTTGACGAGTTCGGGGCGGCGATGGCGCGCCGGGAATTGGTGGCTCTTCTCATCGCGTTATGAGAATCCGAGGAATTTTATATGCGGCTGCGGCCTGAATGCGGATCGAGGAAAAGCCGGAAACGGCATTGAACATCGTGTGGTAGAACGGCGTATACGTCGGCGAGCAGTAGCTGATCGTGACGCGAACCGCCTTTGGGGTGGATGATTCAGCGGGGGTCTCGAGAGGGATGATCTCGGGCGGGTGGACGATGAACGTCCCGGTCCACCAGGAGGGCTTTCTCGTCTGGGCATACCGGCTGATCGGCCCAACGGTGGTGAACCCGTGCGGACCATTTTCCTCGGCTGCATACCGGGCCGTGTCGTCGGCGATCTGCTGAAGAACGACAAAATTATGAAATGCCATGCCGAAATCGACGATTCCTCCGAGAATGACCAAAAGAAAAAACGGCATGACAACAGCCATTTCAACCAGGACCTGCCCCCTCGAGCCGGCCCTTCTTCCGGAGTTGCGGGATCGCTTCTGCATGTTGAACGGTCCTGTGCGAATGTGGTCGTCACGGAGCCCGAGGGCGGGGAATTCATCCCGCGTGCGGGGAAAAATTCCAACGTCCGTGGTGATCCAAGATCTCTCGACGGGATTTATACGATATCTCCTCGGCGATTGCAAGTGAGGCAGGAGACTTGATTTCAGGGAAATCAGGGAGTTGACAGTTGTACCGTCGTGGTATATATTAGCAACTTCCACTACGGTTAATTGTGAAGGAGACGACCCATGAGCTTTACGTATAATCCCAACAAACGCAAACGCCAGAAGACGCACGGATATCGCAAGCGGGCAGCCACGGTTTCCGGCCGCAAGGTTCTCAAGCGCCGCCGCTTGATCGGGCGCAAGCGCATCTGTCTCTGAGCCTCCGAGCGCGGGGATGCCCCCTCGCCGGACATTCTGCTCGCTGCGGACGCGTGCCGAGTTCGACCGCGTTTTCGCCGGAGGACGCCGATTTTTCAGGCAGGGCCTCGGGTTCTACTACCGATTGACATCCGATGATGCGTTTCGGTATGGGATCTCCGTCCCGCGCCGGTTCGGCTTTGCCGTCGAGCGCAACACGTTCAGACGCCGCGTCCGCGAGGTGTTGCGCCTGTCGGACGATCGCGCCCCGGGAATCGAAATGGTCATCTGTCTGGCCCGCAAGTGCAGTGATATCGGGTATGCCGAGATCCGCTCGACGATCGGATGGGCGTTGCGGCGCATCCGGCGCGGCGATGCTTCTGGCGGGTCCCCGCGTGTACCGGTGAAAGCGGGCGACGATGCCTGATAATCATCACCGGGAAATCATCCGTCACGGGTATGCCGTGCGCGGCAGTCTTGCGTTCATCCGGTTGTACCAGCGCTGGCTTTCCCCCTTCATGGGAATGCACTGCCGGTTTCAACCGACGTGTTCGCGTTTCGCCTATGCAGCCATCGAACGTTACGGCTTTCTGAAAGGCTGGGCGCTCGGTCTGTACCGAATCCTCCGCTGCAATCCCTTCAATGCCGGAGGATTCGATCCTGTACCCTGACCGGGGGTCGGGATCATCCCATTCCAATCGATCCTGTTCCGGAGGCTGTCCAGTGCCATCTCACGTCACAAGGTTCGCGGTCGCTCCGTTCGTCACACGTTTTCTGCGCTTCTCCGGAGCGGTTCTGGCGATGGCGCTGCTGCTTCTGGCGATGGCGCCGGCGGTCCTTCACGCTCAGACCGGGCCGTCCGCGAAGGTCGACATTGCCGACGTCGACCGAGACGGCCTTGCCGACGCCACGATCGAGACGAAACGCCTTCGCATCATTCTGTCGAGCAAGACCGGCGACATCTCGGTCTACTATCTGAAAGGCATCAACTTCGAGGAAAACCTCTTCCCGCCGATTCTGATGGATGCGGGATACCCCTTTGCCAGTTCGACGATCGCGCCGTTCGCGGCGACCGTCGGAAGCCGGTCGTATTATTTTACGAATTATACGATCGACGTTGCCGAACGGACGAATGAACGGATCGTCGTCACCGCCACCTGCAACAATGTCTCGCCCGAGAGAGGCGCCGCCGGCGACGTGGCGATCGTGAAGAAATATACGTTCAATCCCGAAGGCTATAATTTCGAAATATCGTATGTCCTGACGAACCTCTCGGGGCAGTTGATCGAACTGGACGACGGCCGGCAGAACGGCCTGACGATCAGCTACGGTCCCGGCATCTTCCTCGACCCGTTCAATCCGTCGTCGATCCTGGCCCTCAAGCCCGAGGGGCAGGATGTATTCACGACGCCCGAAGATTTCATGAAGAAGACGCAGGCTGGCGGATATACCGGCATCGGCCTCAAGACGACGTATTTCTGCATGCTGATCGACGCGAAACAGCAGGTCAGGCTGGGCGCTTCGGGGTTCCCGGTCAAATCGGACGATGCCCGCAAGCGCGAGTTCAAAGGGGAGCTGGTGACCGTGTCGATCCCCTCGTTCACCCTCAAGCCGCAGGAGGGCAAGAGCTTTTCCTTCCAGATATATTTCGGGCCGAAACTGCTCGATGAGCTCCTCGCCATCAAGCGTGACACGGTCACCGACTACGGCTTCCTGAGCACCATGCTCCTCCGCATCCTGCAATTTTTCAACGCGATCTATCCGAACTTCGGCATGTCGATCATGTTCCTGACAATCGTCGTCAGGCTGTTGCTGTATCCCCTGACGCTCAAGTCGACCAAATCGATGGCCCAGGTGCAGAAGCTGCAGCCCCTCGTCCAGGATCTGAAAGACCGGCATCGCGACGACCCCCAGAAGTTCAACGAGGAAGTTCTCAAGTTGTATCAGAAGCACAACGTGAACCCCCTGGGCGGCTGTCTGCCGATGCTTCTCCAGCTTCCCATATTGATTGCGTTATATAATACCATCAATATCGCGGTCGAGCTCCGGAAGATGCCGTTCCTGTGGATGGCCGATCTTTCGAAGGCCGACCCGT
This region includes:
- the rnpA gene encoding ribonuclease P protein component gives rise to the protein MPPRRTFCSLRTRAEFDRVFAGGRRFFRQGLGFYYRLTSDDAFRYGISVPRRFGFAVERNTFRRRVREVLRLSDDRAPGIEMVICLARKCSDIGYAEIRSTIGWALRRIRRGDASGGSPRVPVKAGDDA
- a CDS encoding TadE/TadG family type IV pilus assembly protein, whose protein sequence is MKRSRGKNGQSMVELALVLPVLVMILLGGIVDFGFAFYNFITLQQIANDAAMFASNPYIPGQTLPSPTGRTDDEVRTFTQAKIPPNWGTIPTSDIVLQTTTKTDDAYPTKPLYYRRVTLTYHSPLYTPFWKAVWADIPLRASAIFQVPRSVLP
- the yidD gene encoding membrane protein insertion efficiency factor YidD yields the protein MPDNHHREIIRHGYAVRGSLAFIRLYQRWLSPFMGMHCRFQPTCSRFAYAAIERYGFLKGWALGLYRILRCNPFNAGGFDPVP
- a CDS encoding YidC/Oxa1 family insertase periplasmic-domain containing protein, whose product is MPSHVTRFAVAPFVTRFLRFSGAVLAMALLLLAMAPAVLHAQTGPSAKVDIADVDRDGLADATIETKRLRIILSSKTGDISVYYLKGINFEENLFPPILMDAGYPFASSTIAPFAATVGSRSYYFTNYTIDVAERTNERIVVTATCNNVSPERGAAGDVAIVKKYTFNPEGYNFEISYVLTNLSGQLIELDDGRQNGLTISYGPGIFLDPFNPSSILALKPEGQDVFTTPEDFMKKTQAGGYTGIGLKTTYFCMLIDAKQQVRLGASGFPVKSDDARKREFKGELVTVSIPSFTLKPQEGKSFSFQIYFGPKLLDELLAIKRDTVTDYGFLSTMLLRILQFFNAIYPNFGMSIMFLTIVVRLLLYPLTLKSTKSMAQVQKLQPLVQDLKDRHRDDPQKFNEEVLKLYQKHNVNPLGGCLPMLLQLPILIALYNTINIAVELRKMPFLWMADLSKADPYLILPIAIAALMYYQQGTSNMDPQQQQMMAFMPMFMFVVTWSLPAGLLVYWFTSSVIGIIQQIQANRIMSAAKEKTTP
- the rpmH gene encoding 50S ribosomal protein L34 encodes the protein MSFTYNPNKRKRQKTHGYRKRAATVSGRKVLKRRRLIGRKRICL
- a CDS encoding pilus assembly protein — encoded protein: MQKRSRNSGRRAGSRGQVLVEMAVVMPFFLLVILGGIVDFGMAFHNFVVLQQIADDTARYAAEENGPHGFTTVGPISRYAQTRKPSWWTGTFIVHPPEIIPLETPAESSTPKAVRVTISYCSPTYTPFYHTMFNAVSGFSSIRIQAAAAYKIPRILITR